CCTGTATGCCGGCATGTGGGGCTCGAGCGTCGATTTCGGCGACGGCGATCAGGCGTCGCTCGAAGTGGATGTCTATGGCGGGTACGGCGGCAGCATCGGTGGTTTCACCTATGATCTGGGCTTCATCTATTACGCCTATCCCGCTGCGTCGTCGGCCCGCGAATACAATTTCTGGGAATTCTCCCCGAAAATCGGCTATGATGCCGGCTTTGCTTCCTTCGGTCTTTCCTATGCCTATTCGCCCGATTTCTTCAACGAAAGCGGCGATGCGCATTATTACGAAGCCAATGTGGAAGTGCCCCTGCCCGTCGGCTTTACCGCCAGCGCATTGATCGGCCGCCAGAACATCGACGACAACGCCGTCTTTGCCCTGCCGGATTACACGACCTGGACAATCGGCCTCAGCTTCGACCTTGGCACGCTGCATTCGAAGATGTCCAACCTGTCGCTCAGCGCCAATTATGTCGACACGGATATCGACGAGACCACCTGCGGCAGCAATATCTGCGATTCCCGCGGCATTATCGGGATTTCAGCCTCCTTCTGACCAACCGGAGACGGGACCCGCTTCCCTCCCGCTACTGTTGCGCGTTTCTCCCTCCCAAACTGACGCGTGTCTAAAAGGGAAACGTCTCCGGCTCCACCGTCACGTCATGGCAGCGTGACGGTGGAGCGTCAGAAAGTCAGTTCAGGCGGCTGGCGCATCCCATTCCGCAATCACATCGGGGTCCGTTTCGGCATCCCGCCATGCCTGCCGGATACCGGCAAATTCGGGCGGCGGCAGCAGCCGGCGCAACGCCCAGACAGCCATGGCGCGGACCAGCGGCGATTCATCCCCCAGCCTCTCGCGAACGACGACGGCATTGTCCGGGTTGCCCGAATTGCCGATGGCGATCAGCACATTGCGCACAAACCGGTCGCGTCCCGTTCGTTTTACCGGCGAGGCGGCGAAACAGGCTCGAAACGCCGCGTCGTCCAGCCGGGCCAGTTCCGCCAGGCGCGGCGCGGAAAGCGTGTCGCGCGGCATCAGCGCAGGCTCCCCAGTGGCTCGGGCGAACTTGTTCCAGGGACACACCGCCAGGCAGTCGTCGCAACCATAAATCCGGTTGCCCATGGCTTCGCGGAATTCCGCCGCAATGTGGCCTTTATGCTCAATCGTCAGGTAGGAGATGCAGCGCCTTGGGTCGAGCCGGTAGGGTGCGATAAACGCCTGCGTCGGACAGATATCCAGGCAGCGGGAACAGGCGCCGCAATGATCCGTTTCCGGAGGATCGGGAGGCAGTTCCAGCGCCGTGAAAATTTCACCCAGGAACAGCCAGGACCCGAATTCCCGGGATACCAGGTTGGAATGCTTGCCCTGCCAGCCGATCCCGCCCTGCATTGCCAGCGGCTTTTCCATCACCGGCGCCGTATCGACAAAAACCTTCACCTCTGCGGAGAAATATTCGTGCATCCAGCGCGCCACGCGTTTCAGGCGTTTCTTGACAACGTCGTGATAGTCGCGCCCCTGCGCATAAACGGAAATGCCGCCCCGGTCGCGCCGGTCCAGGATCGCCAGCGGATCGCACTCCGGACCGTAGTTCATACCCAGCACCACAACGGATCGGGCGTCCGGCCACAGCGCATCCGGACAGCCCCGCCGGTCCGCCGTCGCTTCCAGCCAGTCCATGTCGCCCTGCATCCCGGATGCGAGGAATTCCTTCAGGCGGCCGGCGGATTGCGGCGCGCCCGTCGCGGGCGCGAAGCCGACCGTATCGAATCCCGCGGCGAGCGCGAAGGTGCTAATCTCTTCGCGCGCGGCAGCCCCCGTATTCCGTCTATCCCCGCCCACGATAGGGTGCCACGCCCTGGTCGGGAATCCAGAGGTCCTCCGGCGCCGGACCGGTCTGGTAGAACACGTCGATCGGCATGCCGCCGCGCGGATACCAGTAGCCGCCGATGCGCAGCCATTGCGGTTCGATGGCCGCGACCAGCCGCAGCGCCACGGCGACAGTGCAATCCTCGTGGAAGGCGCCGTGGTTGCGGAATGACGCCAGGTAAAGCTTCAGCGACTTGCTTTCGATCAGCCAGTCGCCCGGCAGGTAATCGATGACCAGATGAGCGAAATCCGGCTGACCGGTCACCGGGCAGAGCGAAGTGAATTCCGGGCAGGTGAAGCGCGCCATGTAGCGCACACCCGGCTGCGGATTCGGCACCCGTTCCAGGACCGCCGCGTCGGGCGATTCCGGCACGGCCGACAGGGCGCCGAGTTGGGTAAGGGAATGCGTTTCCGTCATGGGGTCACCGGTTTGCCTTCTTCCTGCGGTTCACAGCGGGTCAATATCGCCCTGGCCCTGCCCGGCGCGGAAACCGGCGACGAATCCATCCAGCCTGTCCGCCTCCAGCGCCTGGCGCAGCCCCGCCATCAATCGCTGATAATAGGTCAGGTTATGCCACGTCAGAAGCATCCCGCCCAGCATTTCCCCGCTCCGGTGCAGGTGATGCAGATAGGCGCGGCTGTGTCCGGTGCAGGCGGGGCACGGGCAGTCCTCTTCCAGCGGGCGGGGATCGTCCGCGTGGCGCGCATTGCGGATATTCAGCATGCCGCGCGCGGTAAAGGCGCGGCCTGTCCGCCCGGACCGGGTCGGCAGTACGCAATCGAACATGTCGATTCCGCGCAGCACCGCGCCGACGATATCATCCGGCGTGCCGACCCCCATCAGGTACCGAGGCCGGTCTTCGGGCAGGTGCGGCACGGTGGCGTCCAGCACCTCGAACATCGCCGCCTGCCCCTCCCCAACCGCCAGTCCGCCGACCGCGTAGCCGGCGAACCCGGTTTCGATCAGCGCCGCCGCCGATTCCGCCCGCAGGTCCGGATAGACGCTGCCCTGCACGATTCCGAACAGCGCATGGCCGGGGCGCTCCACAAACGCCTGCCGGCAGCGCGCCGCCCAGCGCATCGACCGCGCCATGGACTCCGCCGCTTCCGCATGGGTCGCCGGGTGCAGCGTGCATTCGTCCAGCACCATGGCGATGTCGCAGCCCAGCAGGTGCTGGATCTGCACCGCACTTTCCGGCGTCAGGCTATGGGGCGACCCGTCCACATGCGACTGGAAGGCGACTCCGTCCTCCGTAATCTTGCGCAGTTTCGACAGGGACATGACCTGAAACCCGCCGGAATCGGTCAGGATCGGGCCCTGCCAGCCCATGAACTTGTGCAGCCCGCCGAGCCGCGCAATACGCTCCGCCCCCGGGCGCAGCATCAGGTGGTAGGTGTTGGCCAGCACGACCTCCGCCCCGGTGGATCGCACCGCGTCCGCCGTCATCGCCTTGACCGTCGCCGCGGTGCCGACCGGCATGAAGGCGGGCGTTTCCGCCGTACCGTGCGCCGTGTGCAGCCGTCCCCGCCGCGCCCTGCCCCGTGTTACCAGCTTTTCGTATGCGAAGCTCATACACCGGTTCCTTCCGGCGACAGCAGGCAGGCATCGCCATAGGAATAGAACCGGTAACCGCTTTCGACCGCATGGGCGTACGCGGCGCGCATACGGTCCCGGCCGGCGAAGGCGCAGACCAGCACGAACAGGGTCGATTTCGGCAGGTGGAAATTCGTCATCATCCGGTCGACGGCGCGAAACCGGAAGCCCGGCGTGATGAACAGGGCGGTTTCGCCTTCGAAGGGATGCACCACGCCCTCATCGTCCACCGCGCTTTCCAGCAGGCGGACGCTGGTGGTGCCAACCGCGACAATCCGCCCGCCGGCCTTGCGCGTCGCGTTGATCGCCGCCGCCGTAGCCTCATCGACTATTCCGTATTCGGCATGCATGACGTGGTCCTTCAGGTCGTCCGCCTTCACCGGCAGGAACGTCCCGGCGCCGACATGCAGGGTCAGCCGGGCGCAGCCGATCCCGCGCGCCGCCAGCCGCCGCAGCAATTCCGGCGTGAAATGCAGCCCGGCGGTCGGCGCCGCGATCGCCCCGTCCTTTTCAGCGTATACTGTCTGGTAGTCGGTCAGGTCGCCGCCGTCGAATTCGGCCCTGCGGATATAAGGCGGCAGGGGCATCGCCCCGTACTGCTGCAGCGCCGCAACGAATGCGTCCTGCGGCAGGTCGAACCGCAACAGGATATCGCCGGAAGGCTCCTTCGCGTCCACGGTAGCGAAGAAATCATCGGCGAAATGGACCCGGTCGCCGACCCGCAGCCGCCGGCCGGGCTTCGCAAAGGCGCGCCAGCAGCCATTGCCCGTATCCGTATGCAGCGTCACCGACACCGCGACGTCGCCGCGCTTTCCCGCCAGCCGGACCGGCAGGACCCGTGTATCGTTGACGACCAGCAGATCGCCCGGTTGCAGCAGGTCCGGTAAATCGCGCACATGCCGGTCGGCTGGACCGTCGCCGACGACCAGCAGCCTGGCGCTGTCGCGCGGGATCACCGGATGCTGGGCAATGGCCTCGCGCGGCAGCTCGAAATCGAAGTCGTCCAGCCGCACGCGATCAGTCGCCGGTTGCGACCGCGGGCCGGATACGGGCGCGCAGTACG
This portion of the Alphaproteobacteria bacterium genome encodes:
- the tgt gene encoding tRNA guanosine(34) transglycosylase Tgt; the protein is MSFAYEKLVTRGRARRGRLHTAHGTAETPAFMPVGTAATVKAMTADAVRSTGAEVVLANTYHLMLRPGAERIARLGGLHKFMGWQGPILTDSGGFQVMSLSKLRKITEDGVAFQSHVDGSPHSLTPESAVQIQHLLGCDIAMVLDECTLHPATHAEAAESMARSMRWAARCRQAFVERPGHALFGIVQGSVYPDLRAESAAALIETGFAGYAVGGLAVGEGQAAMFEVLDATVPHLPEDRPRYLMGVGTPDDIVGAVLRGIDMFDCVLPTRSGRTGRAFTARGMLNIRNARHADDPRPLEEDCPCPACTGHSRAYLHHLHRSGEMLGGMLLTWHNLTYYQRLMAGLRQALEADRLDGFVAGFRAGQGQGDIDPL
- the queA gene encoding tRNA preQ1(34) S-adenosylmethionine ribosyltransferase-isomerase QueA, translating into MRLDDFDFELPREAIAQHPVIPRDSARLLVVGDGPADRHVRDLPDLLQPGDLLVVNDTRVLPVRLAGKRGDVAVSVTLHTDTGNGCWRAFAKPGRRLRVGDRVHFADDFFATVDAKEPSGDILLRFDLPQDAFVAALQQYGAMPLPPYIRRAEFDGGDLTDYQTVYAEKDGAIAAPTAGLHFTPELLRRLAARGIGCARLTLHVGAGTFLPVKADDLKDHVMHAEYGIVDEATAAAINATRKAGGRIVAVGTTSVRLLESAVDDEGVVHPFEGETALFITPGFRFRAVDRMMTNFHLPKSTLFVLVCAFAGRDRMRAAYAHAVESGYRFYSYGDACLLSPEGTGV
- the queF gene encoding preQ(1) synthase — translated: MTETHSLTQLGALSAVPESPDAAVLERVPNPQPGVRYMARFTCPEFTSLCPVTGQPDFAHLVIDYLPGDWLIESKSLKLYLASFRNHGAFHEDCTVAVALRLVAAIEPQWLRIGGYWYPRGGMPIDVFYQTGPAPEDLWIPDQGVAPYRGRG
- a CDS encoding TorF family putative porin, which gives rise to MKFKSWLSASAMALAAGFSGSAIAADGEADIGTFSANIGLFSDYTYRGISQTTNEPAIQGGIDWSHDVGLYAGMWGSSVDFGDGDQASLEVDVYGGYGGSIGGFTYDLGFIYYAYPAASSAREYNFWEFSPKIGYDAGFASFGLSYAYSPDFFNESGDAHYYEANVEVPLPVGFTASALIGRQNIDDNAVFALPDYTTWTIGLSFDLGTLHSKMSNLSLSANYVDTDIDETTCGSNICDSRGIIGISASF
- the queG gene encoding tRNA epoxyqueuosine(34) reductase QueG → MGGDRRNTGAAAREEISTFALAAGFDTVGFAPATGAPQSAGRLKEFLASGMQGDMDWLEATADRRGCPDALWPDARSVVVLGMNYGPECDPLAILDRRDRGGISVYAQGRDYHDVVKKRLKRVARWMHEYFSAEVKVFVDTAPVMEKPLAMQGGIGWQGKHSNLVSREFGSWLFLGEIFTALELPPDPPETDHCGACSRCLDICPTQAFIAPYRLDPRRCISYLTIEHKGHIAAEFREAMGNRIYGCDDCLAVCPWNKFARATGEPALMPRDTLSAPRLAELARLDDAAFRACFAASPVKRTGRDRFVRNVLIAIGNSGNPDNAVVVRERLGDESPLVRAMAVWALRRLLPPPEFAGIRQAWRDAETDPDVIAEWDAPAA